In a single window of the Actinomycetota bacterium genome:
- a CDS encoding FAD-dependent oxidoreductase: MSAAMAASHDVVVVGAGLAGIQCARELTAAGLDVTVVEARDRVGGRVWSQTFADGQWCERGAEFIDAEHSFTRELVAEMGLSLLQRPPSAMLPAGGLLDVGGRPAPFKAHPGLSADLAAYEALLDSLAERAVAAAALGSAAAAVGSAAVGSAAVDAESLGEALAGLSMTVAGRVVVGRHVRTEWMLPPDELSCLFVGAQRASRGRGAGQEAFRIAGGNDQLPRRLAEGLGPRVRLSTPVRALRPAAGEVELADGAVLRAAAVVATVPLPVLGRIWPDAPSELTAVGYGIGGKLSVHVGRRLWRDYGRDGYVVSDRAFGELWETSDVQPGDAGVLTALASSHDGAALVSLPDAADRVVADMNRIFPGLRGLVLERVLTDWTNDPWSLGCYAAFGPGQIEPARAAMRRRHGRMWIAGEHADDGTGFMEGALRSGSAVAAAILADLPDLPS, translated from the coding sequence GTGAGTGCGGCGATGGCCGCGAGCCACGACGTCGTCGTCGTCGGAGCAGGACTGGCCGGGATCCAGTGCGCGCGTGAGCTGACCGCGGCGGGCCTCGACGTGACGGTCGTCGAAGCCCGCGACCGGGTTGGTGGGCGAGTGTGGAGCCAGACGTTCGCCGACGGCCAGTGGTGCGAGCGCGGCGCAGAGTTCATCGACGCCGAGCACAGCTTCACCCGCGAGCTCGTCGCCGAGATGGGGCTGTCGCTGTTGCAGCGGCCACCGAGCGCGATGCTGCCCGCGGGGGGATTGCTCGACGTCGGCGGCCGGCCGGCCCCGTTCAAGGCGCACCCCGGCCTCTCCGCCGACCTCGCCGCCTACGAAGCCCTGCTCGATTCCCTCGCCGAGAGAGCCGTGGCCGCCGCCGCGCTCGGCTCGGCCGCGGCCGCGGTCGGCTCTGCTGCGGTCGGCTCGGCTGCGGTCGATGCGGAGTCGCTCGGCGAGGCGCTCGCCGGTTTGTCGATGACCGTGGCCGGCAGGGTCGTCGTCGGCCGCCACGTGCGCACCGAGTGGATGCTGCCGCCCGACGAGCTGAGCTGTCTCTTCGTGGGCGCGCAGCGGGCGAGTCGGGGTCGCGGGGCGGGCCAGGAGGCCTTCCGGATCGCGGGCGGCAACGACCAACTCCCCCGGCGTTTGGCGGAGGGGCTCGGACCCCGGGTGCGGCTCTCGACGCCGGTGCGCGCGCTGCGTCCGGCGGCGGGGGAGGTGGAGCTCGCCGACGGAGCCGTCCTTCGCGCGGCGGCGGTCGTAGCCACGGTCCCTCTGCCGGTGCTCGGGCGCATCTGGCCCGACGCCCCGAGCGAGCTGACCGCCGTCGGCTACGGCATCGGCGGCAAGCTCAGCGTGCACGTCGGGCGCAGGCTGTGGCGCGACTACGGCCGCGACGGCTACGTGGTGAGCGACAGGGCGTTCGGGGAGCTGTGGGAGACGAGCGACGTCCAGCCCGGCGATGCCGGTGTGCTGACCGCGCTCGCGTCGAGCCACGACGGCGCCGCGCTCGTCTCGTTGCCCGACGCGGCGGACCGCGTCGTCGCCGACATGAACCGCATCTTTCCCGGCCTGCGCGGCCTGGTGCTGGAGCGCGTGCTCACCGACTGGACGAACGACCCGTGGAGCCTCGGCTGCTACGCGGCCTTCGGACCAGGCCAGATCGAGCCCGCCCGGGCCGCGATGCGTCGCCGCCACGGCCGGATGTGGATCGCCGGCGAGCACGCCGACGACGGCACCGGGTTCATGGAAGGCGCCCTGCGCAGCGGCTCCGCCGTCGCCGCCGCCATCCTCGCGGACCTCCCCGACCTCCCCAGCTAG
- a CDS encoding cystathionine gamma-synthase: MGEQTDEEGWGFETRAVHTGQQPDAASGAVVTPITLSTTFAQEGVGVHRGFEYSRSGNPTRAALETCFASLERARHGLAFASGLAAEDNILRLLSPGDRVVLGNDAYGGTFRLIAKVHAPAGIEWTAFDLTDVDALAAEWPAGTRMVWLETPTNPLLTCIDIEAVAAVAHARGALVVVDNTFATPYLQQPLALGADVVVHSATKYLGGHSDVVGGLVAVDEDGLAERLSFTQNAAGAVPAPFDCYLVLRGLKTLALRMERHCSNARAVVDLLLAHPGVDRVLYPQLPDHPGHAAAAKQMRDFGGMVSFTLRGGVDAALEVVRRTELFTLAESLGAVESLIEHPGRMTHASAAGSPLEVPDDLIRLSVGVESAADLVADLAQALDPHP; the protein is encoded by the coding sequence GTGGGTGAGCAGACCGACGAGGAGGGCTGGGGCTTCGAGACCCGCGCGGTCCACACCGGCCAGCAGCCCGACGCGGCGAGCGGTGCGGTGGTCACGCCGATCACCCTGTCGACGACCTTCGCCCAAGAGGGCGTAGGGGTGCACCGCGGGTTCGAGTACTCACGCTCGGGCAACCCCACCCGGGCGGCACTGGAGACGTGCTTCGCCTCGCTGGAGCGAGCTCGCCACGGGCTCGCGTTCGCGAGCGGGCTGGCAGCCGAGGACAACATCTTGCGCCTGCTCTCCCCGGGTGACCGCGTCGTGCTCGGCAACGACGCGTACGGGGGCACGTTCCGGCTGATCGCCAAGGTGCACGCCCCGGCGGGGATCGAGTGGACCGCGTTCGACCTCACCGATGTAGACGCGCTGGCCGCCGAGTGGCCGGCGGGCACGCGCATGGTGTGGCTGGAGACACCGACCAACCCGCTGCTCACCTGCATCGACATCGAGGCGGTGGCCGCAGTAGCCCACGCGCGGGGGGCGCTCGTCGTCGTCGACAACACGTTCGCCACTCCGTATCTGCAGCAGCCACTCGCCCTCGGCGCCGACGTGGTCGTGCACTCGGCGACGAAGTACCTCGGCGGCCACAGCGACGTGGTCGGCGGTCTGGTCGCCGTGGACGAGGACGGGCTTGCCGAGCGGCTGAGCTTCACCCAGAACGCGGCGGGGGCGGTGCCCGCCCCGTTCGACTGCTACCTCGTGCTGCGCGGGCTGAAGACCCTGGCGCTGCGCATGGAGCGCCACTGCTCGAACGCGCGTGCCGTCGTCGACCTGCTGCTCGCCCACCCCGGCGTCGACCGCGTGCTCTACCCGCAGCTCCCCGACCACCCCGGCCACGCAGCGGCGGCGAAGCAGATGCGCGACTTCGGCGGCATGGTCAGCTTCACCCTGCGCGGCGGCGTCGACGCCGCCCTCGAGGTGGTGCGGCGCACCGAGCTGTTCACCCTGGCCGAGAGCCTGGGTGCGGTGGAGAGCCTGATCGAGCACCCGGGGCGGATGACCCACGCCTCGGCCGCGGGGTCCCCACTTGAGGTTCCCGACGACCTCATCCGCCTCTCCGTCGGCGTCGAGTCCGCCGCCGACCTCGTCGCCGACCTCGCCCAAGCCCTCGACCCCCACCCCTAA
- a CDS encoding cystathionine beta-synthase — translation MPWGDDAEDARLHGTQIADSVLDLIGATPLVRLKRLSEIEQVSCLLTMKMETSNPGGSSKDRPALEMILAAERDGTLLPGGTIVEPTSGNTGVGLAIVAAQRGYRCVFVMTDKVAPEKVSLLRAYGAEVVVCPVAVPPEDPQSYYRVAERLTHELAAFRPNQYANPNNPLSHELTTGPEIWQQTAGRITHFVAGAGTCGTITGVARYLKRQNPDVKIVAADPEGSVFSGGSGRPYLVEGVGEDFFPAAWDASILDDIIAVSDEESFLTARRVSQVEGILVGGSGGMAVAAALRVAAQAGPDDLIVVLNPDSGRGYLSRVFDDAWMATFGFLRECENCVGEVLQTRGDTPQLLYVNPSHTVRDAIDLMRANGISQLPVCKNTPPFAAAEVSGAVDELDLMEAVFRDPAMMATPVEKVTGPKLPTIGIGQTIQRAVEMLETAPALLVLAGGRPLSVLTRTDLLAYFESVAPAAGRVTGRG, via the coding sequence ATGCCCTGGGGTGACGACGCCGAGGATGCCCGGCTGCACGGCACCCAGATCGCGGACTCCGTGCTCGACCTGATCGGGGCCACTCCCCTCGTCCGGCTGAAGCGCCTGAGCGAGATCGAGCAGGTCTCCTGCCTGCTCACGATGAAGATGGAGACGTCCAATCCCGGCGGGTCCTCGAAGGACCGCCCGGCCCTCGAGATGATCCTCGCCGCGGAGCGCGACGGAACCCTGCTCCCGGGAGGCACGATCGTCGAGCCGACCAGCGGCAACACCGGCGTCGGGCTCGCCATCGTCGCCGCCCAGCGCGGGTACCGGTGCGTGTTCGTGATGACCGACAAGGTGGCCCCGGAGAAGGTCTCGCTGCTGCGCGCGTACGGAGCCGAGGTGGTGGTGTGCCCGGTGGCGGTGCCGCCGGAAGACCCGCAGAGCTACTACCGGGTCGCCGAGCGGCTCACCCACGAGCTCGCTGCGTTCCGCCCCAACCAGTATGCGAACCCGAACAACCCGCTCTCCCACGAGCTGACCACCGGACCCGAGATCTGGCAGCAGACCGCCGGGCGGATCACGCACTTCGTCGCCGGTGCAGGCACCTGCGGCACGATCACCGGGGTAGCCCGCTACCTGAAGCGGCAGAACCCCGACGTGAAGATCGTCGCCGCCGACCCGGAGGGTTCGGTGTTCTCCGGCGGGTCCGGCCGCCCCTACCTGGTCGAGGGCGTCGGCGAGGACTTCTTTCCCGCCGCCTGGGACGCGAGCATCCTCGACGACATCATCGCCGTCTCCGACGAGGAGAGCTTCTTGACCGCGCGCCGGGTCAGCCAGGTGGAAGGCATCCTCGTCGGCGGCTCGGGCGGGATGGCCGTGGCCGCCGCGTTGCGCGTCGCCGCGCAGGCCGGCCCCGACGACCTGATCGTGGTGCTGAACCCGGACTCGGGCCGCGGCTACCTGTCCCGCGTCTTCGACGACGCGTGGATGGCGACCTTCGGCTTCCTCCGCGAGTGCGAGAACTGCGTCGGCGAGGTGCTCCAGACCCGCGGCGACACTCCCCAGCTGCTCTACGTCAACCCCTCCCACACGGTGCGCGACGCGATCGACCTGATGCGCGCGAACGGCATCAGCCAGCTTCCCGTGTGCAAGAACACCCCGCCGTTCGCCGCGGCCGAGGTGTCCGGCGCGGTCGACGAGCTCGACCTGATGGAGGCGGTGTTCCGCGACCCGGCGATGATGGCGACGCCGGTCGAGAAGGTGACCGGGCCGAAGCTGCCGACGATCGGCATCGGCCAGACGATCCAGCGCGCGGTCGAGATGCTGGAGACTGCACCCGCGCTGCTGGTCCTCGCCGGCGGGCGGCCGCTGTCCGTGCTCACCCGCACCGACCTGCTCGCGTACTTCGAGTCGGTCGCCCCCGCGGCAGGGCGGGTGACGGGCCGTGGGTGA
- a CDS encoding MMPL family transporter has product MPTADPIAAERASGHIPAADTGREPVFARLARFSARHRRMVIVAWLVVTLGAAPLALTLTGALSGAGWEAQGSTATAVRDELRTDFPELGAEAAMVVYRQETPLADDTSGLLALVESLQGAPGTTSVVDPTQMPPEAGLMSPDGVTALVPVNLVAETDADLPESAGELMDHVAGLDLPDGARAEVTGEWPIWSDFNHSNEEALHKAELLSGLPTLILLFVAFGAALAAGLPLILAIAGIAVGFASLHLLTALTPLSVWSMNFSMMIGLAVGIDYSLFIVSRYREEREDGRSAEDAIAVTLDTSGKAVFLSALTVVLSLAAVFLVPVMVFRAMALGMILSVVAVALASLTLLPAVLVSLGDRVLVAKPEDDRDRAAEGRWARWTSMALKRPGLTLTIGLVLLLALAAPALGMRLGMPGGRVVDEGRTSRDGYEMVAESFGEGAAAPVFVTVPAESAAQVVELAIADENVVDARIVAEPNAATGRTVVRVTGATAIDEQATSDMVERLRGTIGEAVPDALVGGPAAMNHDLTSVLTGRAPYAVLAIMLVAFLLLLVVFRSLTIALSSIVLNLIGVAASFGFATLVFQHGVGAELLGIEPQGFVDAWAPLFFFALLFGLSMDYQLFLLAAIRERYDATGDTKRAIREGIARTGRPITNAALIMIVVFVAFGVTGPIPPTELGVTLAVAVAIDATVIRMMLVPALMGLLGDRNWWLPKPLEKVLPKVRFNH; this is encoded by the coding sequence ATGCCGACCGCCGATCCCATCGCCGCCGAGCGAGCCTCCGGCCACATCCCTGCAGCCGACACCGGCCGCGAGCCGGTGTTCGCGCGCCTCGCCCGCTTCTCCGCCCGCCATCGCCGGATGGTGATCGTGGCTTGGCTGGTCGTCACCCTCGGCGCGGCGCCGCTCGCCCTCACGCTCACCGGCGCACTGTCGGGTGCCGGGTGGGAGGCGCAGGGCAGCACCGCCACCGCGGTGCGCGACGAGCTGCGCACCGACTTCCCCGAGCTCGGCGCCGAAGCGGCGATGGTCGTCTACCGCCAGGAGACGCCCCTCGCCGACGACACCTCCGGCCTGCTGGCACTGGTCGAGTCGCTGCAGGGGGCGCCGGGGACGACCTCGGTGGTCGACCCGACGCAGATGCCGCCGGAGGCCGGGCTGATGTCGCCCGACGGCGTGACGGCACTCGTGCCGGTCAACCTGGTCGCCGAGACCGACGCCGACCTGCCCGAGTCCGCCGGAGAGCTGATGGACCACGTCGCGGGTCTCGACCTGCCCGACGGTGCACGCGCCGAGGTGACCGGGGAATGGCCGATCTGGAGCGACTTCAACCACTCCAACGAAGAGGCGTTGCACAAGGCCGAGCTGCTCTCCGGCCTGCCGACGCTGATCCTGCTGTTCGTCGCCTTCGGCGCCGCGCTCGCCGCTGGTCTGCCGCTGATCCTCGCCATCGCCGGCATCGCCGTCGGCTTCGCATCGCTGCACCTGCTCACCGCGTTGACGCCGCTGTCGGTGTGGTCGATGAACTTCTCGATGATGATCGGCCTCGCCGTCGGCATCGACTACAGCTTGTTCATCGTCTCCCGCTACCGGGAGGAACGAGAGGACGGCCGCAGCGCCGAGGACGCCATCGCGGTCACGCTCGACACGTCGGGCAAGGCCGTCTTCTTGTCCGCGCTCACCGTCGTGCTGTCACTGGCGGCTGTGTTCCTCGTGCCGGTCATGGTCTTCCGCGCGATGGCGCTCGGCATGATCCTCTCGGTCGTCGCCGTGGCGCTGGCCTCGCTCACCCTGCTGCCCGCCGTGCTCGTCTCTCTCGGCGACAGGGTGCTCGTCGCGAAGCCCGAGGACGACCGCGACCGCGCCGCCGAGGGGCGCTGGGCCAGGTGGACGTCGATGGCGCTGAAGCGCCCGGGTTTGACGTTGACCATCGGGCTGGTGCTGCTCCTCGCGCTCGCCGCTCCCGCGCTCGGGATGCGCCTCGGCATGCCCGGAGGACGCGTCGTCGACGAGGGCCGCACCAGCCGCGACGGCTACGAGATGGTCGCCGAGTCCTTCGGAGAGGGCGCGGCCGCACCCGTGTTCGTGACCGTGCCCGCCGAGTCGGCCGCCCAGGTCGTCGAACTGGCCATCGCCGACGAGAACGTCGTCGACGCCCGCATCGTCGCCGAGCCAAACGCAGCCACCGGGCGCACGGTGGTGAGGGTGACCGGAGCGACGGCGATCGACGAGCAGGCGACGTCCGACATGGTCGAGCGCCTCCGCGGCACCATCGGCGAAGCGGTGCCCGACGCCTTGGTGGGCGGTCCGGCGGCGATGAACCACGACCTGACCTCGGTGCTCACCGGGCGCGCCCCCTACGCGGTGCTCGCGATCATGCTGGTCGCGTTCTTGTTGCTGCTCGTGGTCTTCCGCAGCCTGACGATCGCGCTCAGCTCGATCGTGCTGAACCTGATCGGGGTGGCAGCCAGCTTCGGTTTCGCCACGCTCGTGTTCCAGCACGGCGTCGGCGCCGAGCTGCTCGGGATCGAGCCCCAGGGCTTCGTCGACGCCTGGGCGCCGCTGTTCTTCTTCGCCCTGCTGTTCGGACTGTCGATGGACTACCAGCTGTTCTTGCTGGCTGCGATCCGGGAGCGGTACGACGCGACCGGCGACACCAAGCGCGCGATCCGCGAGGGGATCGCCCGCACCGGACGGCCGATCACCAACGCGGCGCTGATCATGATCGTGGTCTTCGTCGCCTTCGGGGTCACCGGGCCGATCCCTCCGACCGAGCTCGGCGTCACCCTCGCCGTCGCCGTGGCGATCGACGCCACGGTGATCCGGATGATGCTCGTGCCGGCGCTGATGGGCCTGCTCGGCGACAGGAACTGGTGGCTTCCCAAGCCCCTGGAGAAGGTGCTGCCCAAGGTGCGGTTCAACCACTGA
- a CDS encoding SWIM zinc finger family protein produces the protein MVVEAAQRWSVEQVAALAPARLAAARALAVPAAWVGTGCDATGLWGRCQGLNREPYDVVVDHVGVAFRCNCPGRLHPCKHAVALLLLWARGDVPDGVRPATAAAWLTRREALLARSGTATSLETAEPDASTAGPSRPRARVGAAGGTAAAGEPGAERATEGKSRSDAERRRDQRAERVRHGLRELDRWITDRLRTGLGEASLARYGTWDELAARLVDAQALALANRVRRIGGMVGTSSGWHERVLAELGVLHLLAEAGRRIPSLPEPLPEGVAAAVGFTVRQADVLAGVPETDTWFVAGRGDTLEDRITVRRTWLVGERHGWALVLSFAAYGQVLDDSLPVGASFEADLHRYPGTVPLRALVGRVHRRLEPTAAAPVVAPSIAAACEQVGASLASEPWLEHVPFAVRGAVSIVDGKWWLHDHTGGLALAGPGEPGAVLAACTAHGPEPIVAEWTPLGVVALTVHLGDHCVDVGPRGGFR, from the coding sequence ATGGTGGTCGAGGCCGCGCAGAGGTGGTCGGTCGAGCAGGTCGCGGCGCTCGCCCCGGCGCGCCTCGCCGCCGCCCGGGCGCTCGCCGTACCCGCGGCATGGGTCGGCACCGGCTGCGACGCCACCGGCTTGTGGGGTCGCTGCCAAGGTCTCAACCGAGAGCCGTACGACGTGGTCGTCGACCACGTCGGCGTCGCCTTCCGCTGCAACTGCCCTGGCCGGCTGCATCCGTGCAAGCACGCCGTGGCCCTGCTGCTGCTGTGGGCGAGAGGTGACGTGCCCGACGGCGTCCGCCCGGCCACGGCCGCGGCGTGGCTAACCCGGCGCGAGGCGCTGCTCGCTCGCTCGGGCACCGCCACGTCGCTCGAGACGGCAGAGCCCGACGCCAGCACCGCCGGCCCTTCCCGTCCGAGGGCGCGGGTGGGCGCCGCCGGCGGAACCGCGGCGGCGGGCGAGCCCGGAGCCGAGCGCGCCACGGAAGGCAAGTCGCGCTCCGATGCGGAGCGACGCCGTGACCAGCGTGCCGAACGGGTGCGCCATGGCCTGCGTGAGCTCGACCGGTGGATCACCGACCGGCTGCGCACCGGCCTCGGCGAGGCGTCGCTCGCGCGCTACGGCACCTGGGACGAGCTCGCCGCGCGCCTCGTCGACGCCCAGGCGCTCGCCCTGGCGAACCGCGTCAGGCGCATCGGCGGGATGGTGGGGACCAGCTCGGGCTGGCACGAGCGGGTGCTCGCCGAGCTCGGCGTCCTCCACCTGCTGGCCGAGGCCGGCCGGCGCATCCCGTCGCTGCCCGAACCGCTGCCCGAGGGCGTCGCCGCCGCCGTCGGGTTCACCGTGCGCCAGGCCGACGTGCTCGCGGGCGTGCCCGAGACCGACACCTGGTTCGTCGCCGGGCGCGGCGACACCCTCGAAGACCGCATCACCGTGCGGCGCACGTGGCTCGTCGGCGAGCGACACGGATGGGCGCTCGTGCTCTCGTTCGCCGCGTACGGCCAGGTGCTCGACGACTCGCTCCCGGTCGGCGCGTCGTTCGAGGCCGACCTGCACCGCTACCCGGGCACGGTGCCCTTGCGCGCCCTCGTCGGGCGCGTCCACCGCCGGCTCGAGCCGACCGCCGCCGCGCCCGTCGTCGCCCCCTCCATCGCCGCCGCGTGTGAACAGGTCGGGGCGAGCCTGGCCAGCGAGCCGTGGCTGGAGCACGTCCCGTTCGCGGTCCGCGGCGCAGTCTCGATCGTGGACGGGAAGTGGTGGCTGCACGACCACACCGGCGGGCTCGCGCTGGCCGGGCCGGGCGAGCCGGGGGCGGTGCTTGCCGCGTGCACCGCGCATGGCCCGGAGCCGATCGTGGCCGAGTGGACGCCACTCGGCGTCGTCGCTCTCACCGTGCACCTCGGCGACCACTGCGTCGACGTCGGTCCCCGGGGAGGTTTCCGGTGA
- a CDS encoding AAA family ATPase gives MTEILRPHAEQEHAAELAVLAAADDRVRPPGWKLSPWAVVQYVLGGELADGTVIVPKYVGSRRLVEVCVATLATDRALLLLGVPGTAKTWLSEHLAAAISGDSTLIVQGTAGTPEEALRYGWNYARLIAEGPSPQAMVPSPVMVAMQRGAIARVEELTRMSPEVQDALVTVLSEKALPVPELGSEVQAVGGFNLIATANDRDRGVNELSGALRRRFNTVVLPLPATVEEEVGIVAARVDQLGASLGLAPPGSGADEIRRVVTVLRELRNGVTEDARTALKVPSGSLSTAEAISVIVGGLALAAHFGDGTLGAAEVAGGLVGTVVKDPIHDDVAWREYLEVVVRERPGWGDLYAACREASS, from the coding sequence ATGACCGAGATCCTGCGTCCCCACGCCGAGCAGGAGCACGCCGCCGAGCTGGCCGTGCTCGCCGCCGCCGACGACAGGGTGCGTCCACCGGGGTGGAAGCTCTCGCCGTGGGCTGTCGTGCAGTACGTGCTCGGCGGCGAGCTGGCCGACGGCACGGTGATCGTGCCGAAGTACGTCGGCAGCCGCCGACTGGTCGAGGTTTGCGTGGCCACATTGGCCACCGACCGCGCGCTGTTGCTGCTCGGCGTCCCCGGCACCGCGAAGACCTGGCTCAGCGAGCACCTCGCGGCGGCGATCAGCGGTGACTCCACTCTGATCGTGCAGGGCACGGCGGGCACCCCGGAAGAGGCATTGCGCTACGGGTGGAACTACGCCCGCCTGATCGCCGAAGGCCCCAGTCCGCAGGCCATGGTGCCGAGCCCGGTGATGGTGGCGATGCAACGCGGTGCGATCGCGCGTGTCGAAGAGCTCACCCGCATGTCGCCCGAGGTGCAGGACGCGCTCGTCACCGTGCTGTCGGAGAAGGCGCTGCCCGTGCCCGAGCTGGGCAGCGAGGTGCAGGCCGTGGGTGGGTTCAACCTGATCGCCACAGCGAACGACCGCGACCGCGGGGTCAACGAGCTGTCCGGAGCCCTGCGCCGGCGATTCAACACCGTCGTGCTGCCGCTGCCGGCGACCGTCGAGGAAGAGGTCGGCATCGTCGCCGCTCGGGTGGACCAGCTCGGCGCCTCGCTCGGGCTGGCGCCGCCGGGCTCGGGCGCCGACGAGATCCGCCGTGTCGTCACCGTGCTGCGCGAGCTGCGCAACGGCGTCACCGAAGACGCCCGCACCGCGCTGAAGGTGCCGAGCGGCTCGTTGTCCACTGCCGAGGCGATCTCCGTGATCGTCGGCGGCCTCGCGCTGGCCGCCCACTTCGGCGACGGGACGCTCGGCGCGGCCGAGGTGGCCGGGGGTCTCGTCGGCACGGTGGTGAAGGATCCGATCCACGACGACGTGGCGTGGCGCGAGTACCTCGAGGTCGTCGTGCGCGAACGGCCGGGCTGGGGCGACCTCTACGCCGCGTGCCGCGAGGCCAGCAGCTGA
- a CDS encoding VWA domain-containing protein, protein MSPGPAAVAAGSAPGANRVSEPERLRRWRLVLGGGDDGTGAELHGDDTRIDAALAAVYDNNPTGSGTERGRRRSAGLGASSPAVARWLGDIRRYFPTRVVQVLQRDAVERLGLQRLLLEPELLDAVEPDVHLVAMIVELNRLLPDASRATARRVVRQVVEQLERRLADRTRAAVRGAVARSARTRRPLPADVDWDRTILANLRHWLPEQRTVVPERVIGATRRRRSMARDVIIAIDQSGSMADSVVYAALFGSVLASVPAVRTTLLAFDTAVVDLTPVAADPVDVLFGVQLGGGTDIGAALAVCRSAITRPADTVVVIVSDLFDGGSRDELLLRVAELRRIGVTIVVLLALSDEGVPAYDHSLAAALAGFGVVAFGCSPDVFPDMLAAALDRHGQPDRLGRWAAEHGIVTAAPTP, encoded by the coding sequence ATGAGCCCTGGACCGGCGGCGGTGGCGGCAGGGTCCGCACCGGGCGCGAACCGCGTGTCGGAGCCCGAGCGCCTGCGCCGTTGGCGGCTGGTGCTCGGCGGCGGCGACGACGGCACCGGTGCCGAGCTTCACGGCGACGACACCCGCATCGACGCCGCACTCGCGGCGGTGTACGACAACAACCCCACCGGGTCCGGCACCGAACGCGGACGGCGGCGCTCGGCCGGCCTCGGCGCCTCGTCACCGGCGGTCGCCAGGTGGTTGGGCGACATCCGCCGCTACTTCCCGACGCGTGTCGTCCAGGTGCTCCAGCGCGACGCCGTCGAGCGGCTCGGGTTGCAGCGGCTGCTGCTCGAGCCCGAACTGCTCGACGCGGTCGAGCCCGACGTGCACCTGGTGGCGATGATCGTCGAGCTGAACCGGCTGCTGCCCGACGCCTCGCGGGCGACGGCGCGCCGCGTCGTGCGCCAGGTCGTCGAGCAGCTCGAACGGCGGCTCGCCGATCGCACCCGGGCGGCGGTGCGCGGCGCGGTCGCGCGTTCGGCACGAACCCGGCGCCCGCTACCGGCCGACGTCGACTGGGACCGCACCATCTTGGCCAACCTGCGCCACTGGCTGCCCGAGCAGCGCACGGTCGTGCCCGAGCGGGTGATCGGCGCCACCCGCCGGCGGCGCAGCATGGCCCGCGACGTGATCATCGCGATCGACCAGAGCGGTTCGATGGCCGACAGTGTCGTCTACGCGGCGCTGTTCGGCTCGGTGCTGGCGTCGGTGCCGGCTGTGCGCACCACGTTGCTCGCGTTTGACACCGCGGTCGTCGACCTGACCCCGGTGGCGGCCGACCCCGTCGACGTCTTGTTCGGCGTGCAACTCGGCGGCGGCACCGACATCGGCGCCGCGCTCGCCGTGTGCCGGAGCGCCATCACCCGGCCCGCCGACACCGTCGTCGTGATCGTCTCCGACCTGTTCGACGGCGGCTCCCGCGACGAACTGCTGCTCCGCGTGGCCGAACTGCGCCGCATCGGGGTGACGATCGTGGTCCTGCTCGCCCTGTCCGACGAGGGTGTACCCGCGTACGACCACTCCCTGGCGGCAGCACTGGCCGGCTTCGGCGTCGTCGCGTTCGGCTGCTCACCGGACGTCTTTCCCGACATGCTGGCGGCCGCGCTCGACCGCCACGGACAGCCCGACCGGCTCGGCCGCTGGGCGGCCGAGCACGGCATCGTCACCGCCGCGCCGACGCCCTAG